Below is a genomic region from Anoplolepis gracilipes chromosome 1, ASM4749672v1, whole genome shotgun sequence.
TGCTCAAAATtagaaacttttgaaaatagagaagatcatattttttatgctttgGCTATTCAGTTTTAGACtttaatatgtatgttatggccagatataaaatttgcaaagtgATTGGCTAATTCTAAATTGAATTGACTAAAgcataaagaataatatatctcttaattatttcaaactttttggCAGATGAATTATGGCTTTAATTTGTtgatcttaattatatatatgcatatatatttatattatataatatatgcatatatatttatattatataatatatgcatatatattatattaaataatatatgcatatattattataatatatattacgggAAAAgtctttattgtttaatatatattatatatattattgttgttatacttattattactagaaaaattaaaatataaaaaatgacattgCTAATATAagacattaataaattgtacaaacCTCATTTCTGcttcaaattttcattttaatgcaaaaagttTTGCCTGTTGATCGATCGCGCAACATTCCAAGGACAAGCGGAATGGATCAATGTTGCACATGCTGGCGCATGTGAGATGACGGCACGTGAGATGCTGCGTTGTGTCATCTCGGTGGCCTATCCATTCATCTTTTCCTCTTTGTCGTCACTCTTCTCTCTAGTCTGTTAAACAAGAAGTAGTTAACACTCGTGAATACAAAATGAAGCCTCACGACGGAACGCCTCAAAAGAAGCCtacgaaattgaaaaatcttgCGGACAAGACAGAGGCGTTTGATTCTCTGCACATAAAACATGCCgaggtattttttttttaaatttttatctttgagaTTTATCGCACAAATAATTGGAAATGTTAGATTATTCTTTATCGTATATAATACATCAGTGTAGTCTTATTGGTGATAGAGCCCAGAAAAAAACTGATTACGTATTAAAAGGAAATTATAAGaagtcaaaaatataaaataaaattttcttatacaaatttatctatatgtaaggatatatgaagaaaaaaatctataattctctcttgacataaataaaatattagtaacttttttcttattttaagcttgttttatttttaatgataagatACGGGgtctatatttgttttataaaaaaaaaatatatatatatatatatatatacatataaaatttatttagtatatatatatatatatatatatatatatatatatatatatataatttataatttttatatatataatttatttcaattatacgtttaattaagattacattgattctttttattcatactTTGATTATTGATTTTGTGATGCATCAAATGATCGATGAATAgtgtaattaaaaacactTTAACAAATATGCAAACtcttttaagtaaaattaggctaacatttgaaaaataaaattattcgaaaaattttaatttttttgacaagtaaaatatataatacctaaTATCTTGAAAGATTAtaggtaattttaaaattaaatatcgagtttgaaaaaaaacgatataaaagatataagtgTCTAATTTTTTCAGGATTGATGTTTTCAAAAACGAAgctttgtatgaaaaaaaaattattccatattttttgtttcatatagAATCGTTACTTTCTGGTGTGTAATTAATGAGTAGTTAACTTAGTcacttttaaaattctttttatgaagatttttaatccactttttaataataaatataataatgaaagtaGTATAGTATAtagttgaaataaataattgaaacaataatattaaattaattcttatagaAAACCCTTTGCTCAAATCAAGCATGTCTCGGTAGTATAATGCAGCTGCCGGCTCATGGAACCGAACCACGTACAAAAGAAGAAATCTTAGTTCACGCAAAAGATTTTCTGGAGCAATATTTCGCTTCCATCAGAAGGTATATTCGTCTGTGTAAatctctttaaattataatggatCTTACAAATTCAACTcgcatttttgtttttgtgaTTAATACAGATTAAATAGCGATGCTCATCGCACACGTTGGGAACATGTGCAGAAAGAAGTGATTTGTACTGGTACATATCAGCTAACAGAAACGGAATTGGTGTTTGGTGCAAAAATAGCTTGGCGAAACGCTGTGAGATGCATCGGACGTATACAATGGTCTAAATTACAGGTCTATTTCACATCCTAACATGTCTTCTTCAcctaacaatatttttcaaaaaaaagcaCTAGTTTCAgcatattcaaaaaatttatatgtttattaatctgtttgtaaaataaatctctgCAGGTTTTCGATTGCCGTTACGTTACGACTACAAGTGGCATGTTTGAAGCTTTGTGCAATCATATCAAGTATGCTACAAATAAAGGAAACATTAGGtaagaaataatgaaattaattgagtgaaaataataatcactttattctttcttaaatCACATTCTTACGTTAAAGACATAcacgatttaaatttaattaaatttaaaaattaaaaataattaacttcaaaataattttaaaaatatttcgttaactttaaaaataaatttaattccattgaagtttaaaataaacttaatatcaaaattatctaCAATTGttactacaaaatatttaacatttttttcagatctGCAATAACAGTATTTCCGCAACGCACTGATGGAAAACATGATTTCAGAGTATGGAAtcagcaattaattaattacgcgGGATATAAAAATCCAGATGGCACTATTATTGGAGATCCTGCTAACGTGGAATTTACGGAAGTcagaatacattatttatatatatatatatatattcataaaattctgcattttcttattttttactgaaTGAGTcctattagattaatattgaTGATGAATATCTTCTCtcaagtttaatttttctaatattgaaaagactaaacaaaattaaattaggaTTACGGgataaaatgagaataatattttaacccGTGCGTTACAAATTATACAAgttacaaataatacaaaacgGCTTTAATGACGTTTCTTCTGCAAAAGAAGAACATTTAGCTTTACATTTTGctcgataaaaatttcagaatattttgtttttcatttttcgatacaatgaaaatatacatgcatttaaaatatataacgctCGTATAAATATACCATCTAAAAAACATTGTTAATGCAAATCGTTGCATTTACATTGTTTTAGCGACCTCGACTATAAAAGACAAATTCTTCTCATTTTAACGTGTCAACCAACAGCTATTGTTTCGTACTTTTATGATATGCCGATAAGATTAATTGTGATGACTTTAATATTAGCATCATtgcaaagaaaatagaaacttACATATTGGAATTATCACACAAAAGAAATTACTATTCTGAAATTTTACaacgaattaaaattaaaattgagtgtaaataaatataattttaaaaaatataaatatacatatagagaccataaatataaataataaattttaaaagtatataaatacataaatgtaattaaaaattccattcttaattattgtttcaaatataatacaagaattttcttcagaaaaggagaaatttgcaaaatatttcaatgttgaaatttaatatattatgataacatACGATTGTATTACTCCTTAACAATctataaacagaaaatatttctagcTTTCTGAAATACAAAATCTCCTCTATAAAGGAAtacaattcaaaaataatgtaacaaaagcaatattttcaaCAGCTTTGCATGAAATTAGGATGGAAAGGAAAGCGGACTAGATTCGACATATTACCGCTTGTTTTATCCGCCAATGGACATGATCCGGATTATTTCGACATTCCCAGTGATCTGGTACTCGAAATACACTTAAGTCATCCTGCGTAAGTAattgacattatttttatgttatatttatttacactttttttcagtgcattttttaattttattatattttacgtatatataattatattataattatatttatttaatttaaattatataattttttaattatattaaatgactgacataatttaataaataagtgtaTTCAGAGTTTTGAACGccgataaaaaagaaaaaaacgcaCTCAAAATAGACAAATCTActtatgattaattttcttttttctgaaataaaatgttcggatttatcttgtttaattcaagaatttattcgCGTTTATGACATAATTCCAAAAAGAAGTAATATCTGTGttgtatttgaataatatagataCGACTGGTTTGAAAAATTGGGCCTCAAGTGGTTCGCTGTCCCGGTTGTATCTGGAATGGTTTTCGATTGTGGAGGTTTAGTGTTCACCGCAGCACCTTTCAACGGCTGGTACATGAGCACTGAGATTGGTTGCAGAGATTTGTGTGATATTCACAGATATAATATGCTCGAGACAATAGCAACAAACATGGGCCTAGACACTAGGACAGCCACATCATTATGGAAAGACAAAGCAATGGTGGAGGCTAACATCGCGGTACTGCATAGTTTTCAGATAAAGAATGTGACGATTGTGGATCACCATACGGCTTCGGAATCTTTCATGAAGCATCTCGAGAATGAGATGCGTCTCCGAAACGGATGTCCCTCAGACTGGTTGTGGATTGTACCACCGATATCTGGATCCGCGACTCCCGTATTTCACCAAGAAATGGCACTCTATCACTTGAAGCCTTCCTACGATAGTCAGGATCCAGCATGGAAGATTCATGTATGGAAAAAGGGTCGTGACAAAAAATTGACGACAAAGAAGCCAAGACGGAAGTTTCATTTTAAGCAAATCGCGAGAGCCGTGAAATTTACGTCCAAGTTATTTGGGAGAGCATTATCACGTCGAATAAAAGCGACCGTATTATTCGCAACGGAAACCGGTACATCTCAGATGTATGCGGAAAAATTGAGCGAATTGCTAGGTCATGCTTTTCATTCTCAGGTACTTTCGATGGCTGATTATGACATCAGTAATATAGAACACGAGGCTCTACTGCTAGTGGTAACTTCTACTTTCGGGAACGGCGACCCACCGGAAAACGGGGAGGTCTTTGCGCAAAATTTATACGCAATGAAGATGAATGACGCTTACATCATCAACAGCGAGTCATCCAAAGTGAATCTAGCGACCTCGAAATCATTTATCAAGGCCAATAGTCAAACAGAAGTGAGCGGATCGAAAAAATTAGATAGGCTGGATTCTCTACGCGGTTCCACGACGGACTCGCAGACTGAAGATACCTTTGGACCTCTCAGCAACGTCCGGTTTGCGGTATTCGCGCTAGGCTCGTCGGCGTATCCAAATTTTTGTGCGTTCGGTCGTTATGTCGACAATCTGCTGGGCGAACTAGGCGGAGAACGATTGGCCCGTTTAGCTCAGGGTGACGAGATGTGCGGACAGGAACAAACTTTCCGAAAATGGGCGGCCGACACTTTTGCGGTCGCGTGCGAAACATTTTGCTTAGATGATGACGATACATTGGCAGAGGTGGCATTATCCCTAGGTTCCGAGGCATTGTCCGCGGCCACAGTTCGCTTCGTGGAGGCTGATCCGCAACCAATCGTCAAAGCGTTGAGCAAATGTCACAACAGAAATGTGACAATGTGCAATATGCTGCGAAGGACCAATTTGAGTGGCGACACGTCCAGTGGAACAACCTTGCTCCTGGAATTGGATGACATAATTGGCATGGATATCTCTTACAAGCCTGGGGATCATTTAGGTGTATTTGCATGCAATCGAACAGATCTTGTCGAGAGAATCTTGCGACGTGTACAGTCTAACTTTGACGTTGATACACCGATTGAACTTCAAATGCAGAAGCAAGCACATACTCCAAATGGTatctatttaatacaattttctgtatttctttcttcctctcgtCTTTATTATCATGTAACTGATAATAGTGATTTTTTTCAGGAATAGTAAAAACATGGATACCTCATGACAGATATTTAGCCAATTCCTTAAGAATGCTGTTAACTCGATTTTTGGATATCACGACACCGCCTACGCCGAATCTATTAAGATATTTCGCTTCCATAGCTACAAATGCGAAAGAACAGGCGCAACTTGATCTTTTAACCtctgtaaatatgtaaatacgtaaatatataatgtagttTATCCAAGCACATCATAATTTCGAAAgggtttaaaaaattttaaatttagaaatatttaaaaaacaaatgaaaaaatatattactttactataatttaactaaaaatattctgtacgaaaatatgatacaaaacttgaaaaggaaatttttttgcaataggATCCGACAGCTTACGAGGATTGGAGACATTGGAAGTTCCCTAACTTGGCCGAAGTTCTGGATGAATTCCCATCTGTGACTCCGTATGCTCCGTTGCTCCTGCTTCATCTAACACCCTTGCAGCCGAGATTCTACAGTATTTCATCATCTCCCTCTGTGCACCAAGGACAAATACATTTAACAGTCGCAGTTGTGCAATACCGAACACAAGGTAGCTTATATTCTTCTCTGTCCTGTTTTCATTTCCTTCATGCTATGATTCATATACatctataatttctaattataattataatttaattattgattctaGACGGTTCTGGACCAGTACACTTTGGCGTTTGCTCCAATTATCTGCGAGAAATAGCCGAGGGAGAATTGCTATATGTATTCGTGCGAAGGTAAACTGTGCATTACAAAATTTCGCTAATTAAACAGTATGTGAAGATGtttcatcaaatatataattattgattaatattcaaGCGCGCCAAACTTTTATATGCCGACGGAAACTAAAGCCCCGATGATACTGGTAGGCCCAGGTACAGGAATCGCTCCTTTCCGCGGTTTTTGGCATCACCGGTTTGCTCAGATGAAACTTGAgcaaagtatgtatatttttcttagaaaCACCAATTAGTTAATTAGCGACAATTGTCTATGGTATAAATTGCAGCAatcgacatacatatataaatctcaTTTATAAATGGTTTATAGGGTCATTGTTTAAGATCGACtgttattttgaaaacaacGTTCAGAagttatttttcagaaattatatttgcagatCAAACGTTTGGGAAAATTTGGCTGTTCTTTGGCTGTCGTCAAAGAAATTTGGATTTATACAGgcaagagaagaaagaaatgttggAGACTGGTGTCTtggataaagtatttttagcATTGTCCCGAGAGCCTGGTATCAAGAAggtaaaatacacatatatatatatatgttctttatatctaaaaaagaaaagaactagaagaaaaaaaagcttgTGGATGGAATGctataatacttttaagaaGTTTGAATCTTCTGTAcatattttgaaacatttgaattctttcatataaaatctttgaaagttatagatatttatctaaaattcaagaataatttatttagacttatttaaataagcattttgcaaacataaaaaataactttacaaAGACTTGAATCTTGCAAAACAAAACTTAGATCAATCACTAGAATCGATTTAGATTCGTGAATACTTGTATATTGGATATTGTTTCTTTCCATGTTCCTTGAactctaaatttatttgattacaaTGTAATCGTTCCTATCACCACTCCTATCCACATTTTAtcaacaaagaaaaataatcaataaatatgataagtagacaaatttataaaataatatatgctttataattgtataacataaacttatgttatattttatacgaatTTCTAGACTTATGTGCAAGATTTGATCCAAGCAGAAGCATCTCAAATCTACACAATGGTGGTACATGAGCACGGACATTTCTATGTTTGCGGAGATTGTACCATGGCAGAGGACGTCTATCAAACGTTGAAACAAATTATACAAACGCGTGGCCAAATGACAGACAAGGAAGTCGAAGCTTACATGTTATCACTCAGggtaaattattacttattattcttttcttacTATATCTCTCTgctatttatacacataatatatgataataaacaaGCTGGCATATAAATAAGgatataaatagttttactTGTATGgaataattctctttttcaggATGAGAATCGTTACCACGAAGACATATTTGGCATAACATTACGCACGGCTGAAGTACATAATCGATCGCGCGAGACTGCTAGAATCCGAATGGCTGCCGAACCGTAAAGATATCAGGCTACCGAAGCACGATCTAAATAACTTTTGCTTAAAGGCTTGGGCTATTGCaccaataattaaaattactgcACTGGATAGTTCCACATGGTataggaaatattttatttaaaggtagagcgcatatatataacagCAATTTCTTGattgctaaaatattttatccacTAGATTCGCACATCTTCAGTTGTACGAAATATATTAcactgattatatatattcgctgTGCACATAGTATAATGTAAgacagatatatgtatagaactTAATGGTTCTACCTGACTTCCTTTAGCTATGCAGATGCTTCAAGTTCTGGTTTGGGTTTTTGACTAAGATTAGCtaacagtttttttatttctgctaTCGCCTTTCCAGGATTTAGACCCtgtaagaacaaaaaaatgtttgtgctttaatttaacgtaattttgcaaatttttaaataagctgAAATAATATGAATTCAACGCACCTTTGGACAAGTACGCGTACAATTCATGATTGTGTGACAACGGTAAACTGAAAATGGGTCCTTTAGTTTCTCCAGACGCTCTTTCGTTTGAGTATCTCGCGAGTCAATAATCCATCTATAAGcctaatgaaaataataatagttaaaaaagttttaaaaaaccaGCATAGGTTTGACAactcaaattaaataacaaagatgCATTAAgcacagttatatatattctaattgaatttatcttcaaaaatataaatgtgcaacattatttgttcaaaaaaatgataattatatgctttcatttaattttagtttatacatgtattttccTTATTCTAAcgaaattcttattttttgttttattttcttttaaacttattattgGCAATTGATTATTCTATTACCTGACAATATTTGAAGTATATAtgctatattaaaatatacttactTGCATAAGTACTGCAGGGCCTAAATACTTATCACCATTCCACCAATAAGATGGACAAGAAGTACTGCAGCAAGCACAGAGAATACATTCATAGAGACCATCCTGTATCAGAAAGAagcttaaattatgtatttagtTTTAAGAAAAGTGACTTTAATCAAAATAGAAgatcaaataaatatgatgatAAAGAACCTTACTTACCAATTTTTTGCGGTCTTCTACACTCTGTAAATACTGTTGATTACCAACTTTCTTTGCATCCTTACGCTGCAGCCAAGGCTGTATACTACGATACTgatcgtaaaaattatttaaatctggCACTAAATCCttcacaatatacatatgtggtAAGGGATAAACGTCGCATGATGTgcttgtatttttatcaattttgctgaaacatataattttactctACTTTTcgtagttaattaatttttatagtagtatgaattttatattgtatgtaagACTTAATTCTCGTATATGAAATAGGAgtcaatcataaattatattttcaataaataaataatacaaacattaaatatatataatgtatacatgATACCTGATACATGCCAGTGTATTTGTTCCTCCAATATTCATAGCACAAGATCCACAAATACCTTCGCGGCAAGAACGACGGAATGTCAAAGTTGGATCAATctcatttttaatctttatcaaTGCATCCAGCACCATTGGCCCACAACTaaacaaaaagtaaatataatgcaaaaaacaaaacaaaaatataattttacaaaattccaGAAAAATACTTGATTTAATCGACAATGAGACACCTACGTATTCAGGTCAACTTTATATTTCTGCATGTAAGGTTTCTCATCAGGCTTGTCTGGATTCCAACGATAAATTGAAAAGGTCTTTAATCTGGCTTCAGCATTTTGAATTGCTGCAGTGTGCAAACTTCTGAtctataaaattgagaaagttGATACCAAATTAGAATCagaaatatgtaacatatagaacatatatatcttgaaatgtcagaatacatattattgcaaaaagagttttttattaattattaatctggGAGGAGAagttactattttaatattaaattcacagataaaaaagatttaaagttatttggtaaaaaaaaaaaaaatgacaaatatataattatgacattttaattCCGTGCTCATTATTACAAAACTGACAAGTTTTTGTACCCCAATAGATGAAAAAAGAATCATACGAAAAATGAAGTGAAACATTACATAATATCTTGTGGATTATTAGTGATGATTGTTCTTCAACAATAACTCACTTGACGAAGTGCATTGCTGCAAGTATACGACCTTATTCCGACCATCTTCACGACCAACTCACCAACTATCAACACACGCTCATGAcacgtattatataattaaaaactgcgCGTGAGATTGAAGTGGAGAGTTGAGATCCGTCAAGAATTTAACCCTACCGCGATTGGCGATAGAATAAAATCCCGATCAATCCCGATGATGATTCTCCGTTTGACAGCCAATAGCAGCCAGTTCGTCGGACATGCTGATTGGCTGTCGGATAGGGATTTTCTAGGGTTTTCAAAGCTTCTTGCAACGACAGCCAATCAGTACGTTCGACGGAGCTTGCGACAAATGAAATAAGGAAATTG
It encodes:
- the Nos gene encoding nitric oxide synthase, giving the protein MKPHDGTPQKKPTKLKNLADKTEAFDSLHIKHAEKTLCSNQACLGSIMQLPAHGTEPRTKEEILVHAKDFLEQYFASIRRLNSDAHRTRWEHVQKEVICTGTYQLTETELVFGAKIAWRNAVRCIGRIQWSKLQVFDCRYVTTTSGMFEALCNHIKYATNKGNIRSAITVFPQRTDGKHDFRVWNQQLINYAGYKNPDGTIIGDPANVEFTELCMKLGWKGKRTRFDILPLVLSANGHDPDYFDIPSDLVLEIHLSHPAYDWFEKLGLKWFAVPVVSGMVFDCGGLVFTAAPFNGWYMSTEIGCRDLCDIHRYNMLETIATNMGLDTRTATSLWKDKAMVEANIAVLHSFQIKNVTIVDHHTASESFMKHLENEMRLRNGCPSDWLWIVPPISGSATPVFHQEMALYHLKPSYDSQDPAWKIHVWKKGRDKKLTTKKPRRKFHFKQIARAVKFTSKLFGRALSRRIKATVLFATETGTSQMYAEKLSELLGHAFHSQVLSMADYDISNIEHEALLLVVTSTFGNGDPPENGEVFAQNLYAMKMNDAYIINSESSKVNLATSKSFIKANSQTEVSGSKKLDRLDSLRGSTTDSQTEDTFGPLSNVRFAVFALGSSAYPNFCAFGRYVDNLLGELGGERLARLAQGDEMCGQEQTFRKWAADTFAVACETFCLDDDDTLAEVALSLGSEALSAATVRFVEADPQPIVKALSKCHNRNVTMCNMLRRTNLSGDTSSGTTLLLELDDIIGMDISYKPGDHLGVFACNRTDLVERILRRVQSNFDVDTPIELQMQKQAHTPNGIVKTWIPHDRYLANSLRMLLTRFLDITTPPTPNLLRYFASIATNAKEQAQLDLLTSDPTAYEDWRHWKFPNLAEVLDEFPSVTPYAPLLLLHLTPLQPRFYSISSSPSVHQGQIHLTVAVVQYRTQDGSGPVHFGVCSNYLREIAEGELLYVFVRSAPNFYMPTETKAPMILVGPGTGIAPFRGFWHHRFAQMKLEQNQTFGKIWLFFGCRQRNLDLYRQEKKEMLETGVLDKVFLALSREPGIKKTYVQDLIQAEASQIYTMVVHEHGHFYVCGDCTMAEDVYQTLKQIIQTRGQMTDKEVEAYMLSLRDENRYHEDIFGITLRTAEVHNRSRETARIRMAAEP
- the Sdhb gene encoding succinate dehydrogenase [ubiquinone] iron-sulfur subunit, mitochondrial isoform X2, giving the protein MQKYKVDLNTCGPMVLDALIKIKNEIDPTLTFRRSCREGICGSCAMNIGGTNTLACISKIDKNTSTSCDVYPLPHMYIVKDLVPDLNNFYDQYRSIQPWLQRKDAKKVGNQQYLQSVEDRKKLDGLYECILCACCSTSCPSYWWNGDKYLGPAVLMQAYRWIIDSRDTQTKERLEKLKDPFSVYRCHTIMNCTRTCPKGLNPGKAIAEIKKLLANLSQKPKPELEASA
- the Sdhb gene encoding succinate dehydrogenase [ubiquinone] iron-sulfur subunit, mitochondrial isoform X1, with the protein product MVGIRSYTCSNALRQIRSLHTAAIQNAEARLKTFSIYRWNPDKPDEKPYMQKYKVDLNTCGPMVLDALIKIKNEIDPTLTFRRSCREGICGSCAMNIGGTNTLACISKIDKNTSTSCDVYPLPHMYIVKDLVPDLNNFYDQYRSIQPWLQRKDAKKVGNQQYLQSVEDRKKLDGLYECILCACCSTSCPSYWWNGDKYLGPAVLMQAYRWIIDSRDTQTKERLEKLKDPFSVYRCHTIMNCTRTCPKGLNPGKAIAEIKKLLANLSQKPKPELEASA